The following coding sequences are from one Streptomyces venezuelae window:
- a CDS encoding GNAT family N-acetyltransferase — protein sequence MDTAMVRDWVEGWVVSRGAAPAVEEPWGYAIDVGLPHHVTRHVLPDTDETVIRRLVEKTTAPGTWLKVFAAPEVIAPWLTPEWAFDDPCFLMSTTLRTAATDLPTGYRLRTWSRGGVTRALVLAADGSFAAHGRAAGPDGAETVVFDQIETSPAHRRKGLGRTVMTALANAMSETGARSGVLGATVAGRGLYESLGWSVEAPLTGVVLTSPDAA from the coding sequence GTGGATACGGCGATGGTGCGGGACTGGGTCGAGGGCTGGGTCGTCTCACGCGGGGCCGCACCCGCGGTGGAGGAACCGTGGGGGTACGCGATCGACGTCGGCCTGCCCCACCACGTGACCCGCCACGTCCTGCCCGACACGGACGAGACCGTCATCCGCCGTCTCGTGGAGAAGACGACAGCTCCCGGCACCTGGCTGAAAGTGTTCGCGGCCCCGGAGGTCATCGCCCCCTGGCTCACACCGGAGTGGGCCTTCGACGACCCCTGCTTCCTGATGTCGACGACCCTGCGCACGGCGGCGACGGACCTCCCGACCGGATACCGGCTCCGCACCTGGAGCCGGGGCGGCGTGACCCGCGCCCTCGTCCTGGCGGCGGACGGCTCCTTCGCCGCCCACGGCCGGGCCGCGGGACCCGACGGCGCCGAGACCGTCGTCTTCGACCAGATAGAGACCTCACCGGCCCACCGCCGCAAGGGCCTCGGACGCACCGTCATGACCGCCCTGGCGAACGCCATGTCCGAGACGGGCGCCCGCAGCGGGGTGCTCGGCGCGACGGTCGCGGGACGCGGCCTGTACGAGTCGCTCGGCTGGTCCGTGGAGGCACCCCTCACCGGTGTCGTCCTCACCTCACCCGACGCGGCCTGA
- a CDS encoding YciI family protein — protein sequence MEFFCLHRDRPGSMTLREELGEEHWSYMDRYAAELIARGPTFADDGETPSGSVHIVDLPDPAAARAFAHDEPNHQAGVYRDVLLRRWHNMLGRTMWDFPGGRTGGDRHLVLGLGPDRPAGLPTLPDDQDELIAYGPLLSDDGTTWLGTAVLLRAPDPETARAVLSPDRYADIEVHPWEFGGRR from the coding sequence ATGGAGTTCTTCTGCCTCCATCGTGACAGGCCCGGTTCGATGACGTTGCGCGAGGAGCTGGGGGAGGAGCACTGGTCGTACATGGACCGGTACGCCGCCGAGCTGATCGCCCGCGGCCCGACCTTCGCCGACGACGGCGAGACGCCCTCCGGCAGCGTGCACATCGTCGATCTGCCGGACCCCGCCGCCGCCCGCGCGTTCGCCCACGACGAGCCCAACCACCAGGCAGGCGTGTACCGGGACGTCCTCCTCCGCCGGTGGCACAACATGCTGGGCCGCACCATGTGGGACTTTCCCGGCGGCCGCACCGGAGGCGACCGCCACCTCGTCCTCGGTCTGGGCCCCGACCGCCCCGCCGGCCTCCCCACCTTGCCCGACGACCAGGACGAGCTGATCGCCTACGGGCCCCTGCTGTCCGACGACGGCACCACGTGGCTCGGCACGGCGGTGCTGCTCCGGGCACCGGACCCGGAGACGGCACGCGCCGTGCTGTCCCCGGACCGGTACGCCGACATCGAGGTCCACCCCTGGGAGTTCGGCGGACGCCGTTGA
- a CDS encoding aminotransferase class V-fold PLP-dependent enzyme codes for MTAPAAFPGGPELFRLSAEVAHLNHGSFGAVPVPVARVRRSIAEEAAVDPDRFFLGVPDRLADARGRIAARLGADPEGAALVTNATEAAGLALDALRLTPDDEVLVTDHGYGTVVAAAARRARVVTVPLDPALPDEEAVRKAVLAGLTPRTRVALLDHISSPTARFIATPALLADLAERGVTTVVDGAHAPGMLADPLAGAPDFWFGNLHKWGYAPPGSAVLVAAPAHRGRVPAPVPSWEDGRGFPRSVEYRATADYTGLLAAPEGLDLIASLGSERVRTHNSALAAYGAELLSELPGLTALPADDRLAMRALRLPPRLARTSDEAVSLREEIAARLGFRVLIWPWPDGGGIRVCGQIYNTPTEYERLAAALSPLLDGR; via the coding sequence GTGACCGCGCCCGCCGCCTTTCCCGGCGGTCCCGAACTGTTCCGGCTCAGTGCCGAAGTGGCCCACCTCAACCACGGGTCGTTCGGCGCCGTGCCCGTCCCCGTCGCGCGGGTCCGGCGGAGCATCGCGGAGGAGGCGGCCGTCGACCCGGACCGCTTCTTCCTCGGTGTGCCCGACCGGCTCGCCGACGCCCGCGGCCGTATCGCGGCCCGTCTCGGCGCCGACCCCGAGGGTGCCGCCCTCGTCACCAACGCCACGGAGGCCGCGGGGCTCGCCCTCGACGCCCTGCGGCTGACGCCCGACGACGAAGTGCTGGTCACCGACCACGGTTACGGCACGGTCGTCGCGGCCGCGGCCCGCCGCGCCCGCGTCGTCACCGTTCCCCTCGACCCGGCGCTCCCCGACGAGGAAGCCGTGCGCAAGGCCGTGCTCGCGGGCCTCACCCCGCGCACCCGCGTCGCCCTTCTCGACCACATCAGCTCGCCCACCGCCCGCTTCATCGCCACGCCCGCGCTCCTCGCCGACCTGGCCGAACGCGGGGTGACCACGGTGGTGGACGGCGCCCACGCCCCCGGCATGCTCGCCGACCCGCTCGCGGGGGCGCCCGACTTCTGGTTCGGCAACCTGCACAAGTGGGGGTACGCGCCGCCGGGCAGCGCGGTGCTCGTGGCCGCCCCGGCGCACCGGGGCCGGGTGCCCGCGCCCGTGCCCTCCTGGGAGGACGGCCGCGGCTTCCCCCGCTCCGTCGAGTACCGGGCGACCGCCGACTACACGGGCCTGCTCGCCGCGCCGGAGGGCCTCGACCTCATCGCCTCGCTCGGCTCCGAGCGCGTCCGCACCCACAACAGTGCCCTCGCGGCGTACGGCGCCGAACTCCTCTCCGAACTGCCCGGACTGACCGCGCTCCCCGCCGACGACCGGCTGGCCATGCGCGCACTGCGCCTGCCCCCACGCCTGGCCCGCACCTCGGACGAGGCGGTCTCCCTCCGCGAGGAGATCGCCGCCCGCCTGGGCTTCCGCGTCCTGATCTGGCCCTGGCCGGACGGCGGCGGCATCCGTGTCTGCGGCCAGATCTACAACACACCCACCGAATACGAACGCCTGGCAGCGGCGTTGTCCCCTCTGCTCGACGGCCGGTGA
- a CDS encoding glutamate--cysteine ligase → MRTVGVEEELLLVDRESGEPRALSSAVLARAARDTGENSGAERQADDYREPEEETFERELHGQQLEFATQPRSDMADLADEVARWRADAARHAGDVGAAVAALATSPLPVSPAVNTGSRFQWMEEQFGLTTQEQLTGGCHVHVSVESDEEGVAVIDRIRSWLPVLVALSANSPFWQGNDSQYSSYRNRVWGRWPMAGPTEIFGSAERYEEQVAEMTATGVLRDRGMVYFDARLSHRYPTVEIRVSDVCLEATSTVLIATLARGLVETAARDWRAERPPLPHGVASLRLAAWRAARSGLEDTLLDPVTMRPAPSDEVVRGLLDHVGEALEDAGDLDLARTTAEDLLKHGNGARVQRDLLERTGSLREVVKECVRRTSPV, encoded by the coding sequence TTGCGCACTGTAGGAGTGGAGGAGGAACTCCTCCTGGTCGACCGTGAGAGCGGCGAGCCCCGCGCCCTGTCCTCGGCCGTCCTGGCCCGGGCGGCCAGGGACACCGGGGAGAACTCCGGCGCCGAGAGGCAGGCCGACGACTACCGCGAGCCCGAGGAGGAGACCTTCGAGAGGGAGCTCCACGGGCAGCAGCTCGAATTCGCCACGCAGCCACGCTCCGACATGGCCGACCTCGCGGACGAGGTGGCCCGCTGGCGCGCGGACGCGGCCCGGCACGCCGGCGACGTGGGAGCGGCGGTGGCCGCGCTCGCCACCTCGCCGCTGCCCGTGAGCCCGGCGGTCAACACCGGCAGCCGCTTCCAGTGGATGGAGGAGCAGTTCGGCCTGACGACACAGGAGCAGCTGACGGGCGGCTGCCACGTCCATGTGTCGGTCGAGTCGGACGAGGAGGGCGTGGCGGTCATCGACCGCATCAGATCCTGGCTCCCGGTCCTGGTCGCACTGAGCGCCAACTCGCCCTTCTGGCAGGGCAACGACAGCCAGTACAGCAGCTACCGCAACAGGGTGTGGGGCCGCTGGCCGATGGCGGGCCCCACCGAGATCTTCGGCTCCGCCGAGCGGTACGAGGAGCAGGTCGCGGAGATGACCGCCACGGGCGTCCTGCGCGACCGGGGCATGGTCTACTTCGACGCCCGGCTCTCCCACCGCTATCCCACGGTCGAGATCCGGGTGTCGGACGTCTGCCTGGAAGCCACGTCGACGGTCCTGATCGCGACGCTGGCGCGGGGCCTGGTGGAGACGGCCGCACGCGACTGGCGCGCGGAGCGCCCGCCGCTCCCCCACGGAGTGGCGTCCCTGCGTCTCGCCGCGTGGCGTGCGGCCCGTTCCGGCCTGGAGGACACGCTGCTCGACCCGGTCACGATGCGTCCGGCGCCGAGCGACGAGGTGGTCCGCGGCCTCCTCGACCACGTCGGCGAGGCCCTTGAGGACGCCGGCGACCTCGACCTGGCCCGCACCACCGCGGAGGACCTCCTGAAGCACGGGAACGGCGCGCGCGTGCAGCGGGACCTGCTGGAGCGCACGGGCAGTCTGCGGGAGGTGGTGAAGGAGTGCGTACGCCGCACGAGCCCGGTGTGA
- a CDS encoding LLM class F420-dependent oxidoreductase, with protein sequence MVQIGYTMMTEQAGPRALVDDLVAAERAGFDFSVTSDHYFPWLEEQGHSPYAWSVLGAAAQATSRIPLMTYVTCPTVRYHPAVVAQKAATMQLLSEGRFRLGLGSGENLNEHIVGAGWPSARVRIEMLEEAVEIIRALFTGDNVNHEGTHFDVANAKLWDVPDELPPIGIAVSGERSCKLAGRHADLVIATEPKAELIESFDKHGGRGKPRVGQLPVCYDTDKDAAIARAHDQFRWSVGGWPVNSELPGPSGFSGATQFVTKEDMAEQIPCGDNVDDFVEAVRPFAEAGFTEIALVQVGGDQQRPFIDWAEKKLLPALREL encoded by the coding sequence ATGGTGCAAATCGGCTACACAATGATGACCGAGCAGGCCGGTCCGCGCGCGCTCGTCGACGACCTCGTCGCGGCGGAGCGAGCAGGCTTCGACTTCTCCGTCACCTCCGACCACTACTTCCCGTGGCTGGAGGAACAGGGGCACTCGCCATACGCGTGGAGCGTGCTCGGCGCGGCCGCGCAGGCCACCTCGCGCATCCCCCTCATGACGTACGTGACCTGCCCGACGGTCCGCTACCACCCCGCCGTCGTGGCACAGAAGGCCGCGACGATGCAGCTGCTCTCCGAGGGCCGCTTCCGGCTGGGACTCGGCTCCGGTGAGAACCTCAACGAGCACATCGTCGGTGCGGGCTGGCCCTCCGCACGCGTCCGCATCGAGATGCTCGAAGAAGCCGTCGAGATCATCCGCGCGCTCTTCACCGGCGACAACGTGAACCACGAAGGCACCCACTTCGACGTGGCGAACGCCAAGCTGTGGGACGTGCCCGACGAACTGCCGCCCATCGGCATCGCGGTCTCCGGCGAACGCTCCTGCAAGCTCGCCGGACGCCACGCCGACCTCGTCATCGCGACCGAGCCCAAGGCCGAGCTCATCGAGTCCTTCGACAAGCACGGCGGCCGCGGCAAGCCGCGCGTGGGACAGCTGCCCGTCTGCTACGACACCGACAAGGACGCCGCGATCGCCCGCGCCCACGACCAGTTCCGCTGGTCCGTCGGCGGCTGGCCCGTCAACTCCGAACTGCCGGGACCGTCCGGGTTCTCCGGCGCAACCCAGTTCGTCACCAAGGAGGACATGGCCGAGCAGATCCCCTGCGGCGACAACGTCGACGACTTCGTCGAGGCCGTACGCCCCTTCGCCGAGGCGGGCTTCACGGAGATCGCCCTCGTCCAGGTGGGCGGCGACCAGCAGCGCCCCTTCATCGACTGGGCCGAGAAGAAGCTCCTGCCCGCCCTGCGGGAACTGTGA
- a CDS encoding DUF6766 family protein encodes MKGLLRFARENSLTLAFGVGFLLSLAGQAVAGHADFNNQLVAEDLAPMSFGGYLLSSDFAVDVMENWQSEYLQFFLYIFGTVWLLQRGSPESKELHKAGTESDEDQKVGVHAKPDSPRWAAVGGVRQAWYSRSLGILMCTLFLLSWLAQSVTGTAAYNEQHLRELQAPISWSQYLGAADFWSRTLQNWQSELLAVGCMAAFSVYLRQRGSPESKPVGSPHTATGVEGG; translated from the coding sequence GTGAAGGGGCTCCTGCGTTTTGCGCGCGAGAACAGTCTGACGCTCGCCTTCGGCGTGGGCTTCCTGCTGTCCCTGGCCGGGCAGGCGGTCGCGGGGCACGCCGACTTCAACAACCAGCTCGTCGCGGAGGACCTGGCCCCGATGAGCTTCGGCGGCTATCTGCTGTCCTCAGACTTCGCCGTGGACGTCATGGAGAACTGGCAGTCCGAATACCTGCAGTTCTTCCTCTACATCTTCGGCACGGTGTGGCTGCTCCAGCGCGGGTCGCCCGAGTCCAAGGAGCTCCACAAGGCGGGCACGGAGTCCGACGAGGACCAGAAGGTCGGCGTGCACGCCAAGCCCGACTCGCCGCGCTGGGCGGCGGTCGGCGGCGTACGCCAGGCCTGGTACTCCCGCTCGCTCGGCATCCTCATGTGCACGTTGTTCCTGCTCTCCTGGCTCGCCCAGTCCGTCACCGGCACGGCCGCGTACAACGAGCAGCACCTGCGCGAACTCCAGGCGCCCATCAGCTGGTCCCAGTACCTCGGCGCCGCCGACTTCTGGAGCCGCACCCTGCAGAACTGGCAGTCCGAACTCCTCGCCGTGGGCTGCATGGCCGCGTTCTCCGTCTATCTGCGCCAGCGCGGATCCCCGGAGTCGAAGCCGGTCGGGTCGCCGCACACCGCGACCGGCGTCGAGGGCGGCTGA
- a CDS encoding iron-containing redox enzyme family protein, producing the protein MTAPAQTRTTEARPTAPESRRRSPELPSPRGDLSRAVITALRDGTPVPESRDARHADAYGDDLQLALYILYELHYQGFAGVADDREWDPGLLSLRHVLERRFLDALHADVPAGDDAEAALSELLVEPVGHDEASVSHHLQRNGETWQLREYAALRSLYHLKEADPHAWVIPRLHGRAKAAMVAIEYDEFGAGRAEDIHARLFAGLMADLGLDTSYGHYVDAAPAEVLATVNLMSLFGLHRAHRGALVGHFAWVEVTSSPGSRRLSAALRRTGAGPAAQRFYDEHVEADAVHEQVVRRDVVGGLLAAEPGLEADVAFGVRATGFLEDRLGARLLRAWRGGRSALLVPLPDGPRAMTG; encoded by the coding sequence ATGACGGCCCCCGCGCAGACGCGCACCACGGAGGCACGGCCCACCGCCCCCGAATCGCGCCGCCGCAGCCCCGAGCTGCCCTCCCCGCGGGGTGACCTGTCCCGCGCGGTCATCACCGCACTGAGGGACGGCACGCCCGTGCCCGAATCGAGGGACGCGCGACACGCCGACGCCTACGGGGACGACCTCCAGCTCGCCCTCTACATCCTCTACGAACTCCACTACCAAGGGTTCGCCGGAGTCGCCGACGACAGGGAATGGGACCCCGGCCTCCTGTCCCTCCGCCACGTCCTGGAGCGCCGCTTCCTGGACGCCCTGCACGCCGACGTGCCGGCGGGCGACGACGCCGAGGCCGCGCTGTCCGAGCTGCTCGTGGAGCCCGTCGGGCACGACGAGGCGAGCGTCAGCCACCATCTGCAGCGCAACGGCGAGACGTGGCAGCTCAGGGAGTACGCGGCGCTGCGCTCGCTGTACCACCTCAAGGAGGCCGACCCGCACGCCTGGGTCATCCCGCGGCTGCACGGCCGGGCCAAGGCGGCGATGGTGGCCATCGAGTACGACGAGTTCGGCGCGGGCCGCGCCGAGGACATCCACGCCCGGCTCTTCGCCGGGCTCATGGCCGACCTCGGACTCGACACGTCCTACGGCCACTACGTGGACGCCGCTCCGGCCGAGGTCCTCGCCACCGTGAACCTCATGTCCCTGTTCGGTCTGCACCGTGCCCACCGCGGCGCGCTGGTCGGGCACTTCGCCTGGGTCGAGGTGACGTCGTCGCCGGGTTCGCGGCGGCTTTCCGCCGCGCTGCGCAGGACCGGCGCGGGTCCCGCGGCGCAGCGCTTCTACGACGAGCACGTGGAGGCGGACGCCGTGCACGAGCAGGTGGTCCGGCGGGACGTCGTGGGTGGTCTCCTCGCCGCCGAGCCCGGTCTGGAGGCGGACGTCGCCTTCGGCGTCCGGGCCACGGGGTTCCTGGAGGACCGTCTCGGGGCGCGACTGCTGCGGGCGTGGCGAGGAGGGCGGAGCGCCCTCCTCGTGCCGCTGCCCGACGGACCCCGCGCCATGACGGGGTAG
- a CDS encoding CDGSH iron-sulfur domain-containing protein, giving the protein MPNSPEHLEQPEHLEHPERPRRVTIDRDGPLLVEGPVEVVGDDGTVSVSSRFTVAICTCRRSRTYPWCDTSHRRRVKQHEDKPVPPETDDQNPEASS; this is encoded by the coding sequence GTGCCGAACTCCCCTGAACACCTCGAACAACCTGAACATCTCGAACACCCTGAACGCCCCCGCCGCGTCACGATCGACCGGGACGGCCCGCTCCTCGTGGAGGGCCCGGTGGAGGTGGTGGGCGACGACGGGACCGTCTCCGTCTCGTCGCGGTTCACCGTGGCGATCTGCACCTGCCGCCGCAGCCGTACGTACCCGTGGTGCGACACGAGCCACCGGCGGCGGGTGAAACAGCACGAGGACAAGCCGGTACCGCCGGAGACGGACGACCAGAACCCGGAGGCATCCTCATGA
- a CDS encoding HemK2/MTQ2 family protein methyltransferase translates to MTTHTRTPMPTPARTGRATRPTRRPRLITLPGVYAPQYDTELLARNLRRERIGEDASVLDLGTGSGALAVAAARLGARVTALDISRRAVLTARVNARLSGQSVTVRRGDMTRGVPAGPYDYVISNPPYVPSPSTRLPRRGAARAWDAGPAGRAIVDRVCDAAPGALRPGGVLLMVHSALSGVDATLERLADRGMKPALADREFVPFGPVMRSRESWLRHRNLLEDGETCEELVVIRAELP, encoded by the coding sequence ATGACCACGCACACGCGGACACCCATGCCCACCCCGGCACGCACGGGACGCGCGACCCGGCCGACCCGCCGGCCCCGCCTGATCACTCTGCCCGGCGTCTACGCACCGCAGTACGACACCGAACTCCTGGCCCGCAACCTGCGCCGCGAGCGCATCGGCGAGGACGCCTCCGTACTGGACCTGGGGACCGGCTCCGGCGCGCTCGCCGTCGCGGCGGCGCGGCTGGGAGCCCGGGTGACCGCCCTCGACATCTCCCGGCGCGCGGTCCTGACCGCCCGCGTCAACGCGCGACTCTCCGGGCAGTCCGTCACCGTCCGCCGCGGCGACATGACGCGCGGGGTGCCCGCGGGCCCGTACGACTACGTGATCAGCAACCCGCCCTACGTACCCTCTCCCTCCACGAGGCTCCCCCGGCGCGGCGCGGCACGCGCGTGGGACGCCGGTCCCGCGGGCCGCGCGATCGTCGACCGGGTCTGCGACGCGGCTCCCGGCGCCCTGCGACCCGGTGGCGTCCTCCTGATGGTGCACTCCGCGCTCAGCGGCGTGGACGCCACGCTCGAACGGCTCGCGGACCGCGGCATGAAACCGGCGCTCGCCGACCGGGAGTTCGTCCCGTTCGGACCTGTGATGCGCTCGCGCGAATCGTGGCTGCGCCACCGCAACCTGCTCGAAGACGGCGAGACCTGCGAGGAGTTGGTGGTGATCCGTGCCGAACTCCCCTGA
- a CDS encoding DUF6328 family protein has protein sequence MDTANSKGRDNDRRETESERADRRWAELIQEVRVAQTGVQILFGFLLTVVFTPRFAELNDTDRTIYVVTVILGSTATGALIGPVSFHRIVAGRRIKPHAVVWASRLTLAGLILLLGTLTAALLLVLRVATDNTVVPWLVAGVVGWYLLCWFVLPAWARYKHTSVD, from the coding sequence GTGGACACGGCGAACAGCAAGGGCAGGGACAACGACCGCCGCGAGACCGAGAGCGAGCGCGCCGACCGCCGGTGGGCCGAACTGATCCAGGAAGTGCGGGTCGCGCAGACCGGCGTGCAGATCCTCTTCGGGTTCCTTCTGACGGTCGTGTTCACGCCGCGCTTCGCCGAGCTCAACGACACCGACCGGACGATCTACGTGGTGACGGTGATCCTCGGCTCCACGGCGACGGGCGCCCTCATCGGTCCGGTGTCGTTCCACCGCATCGTCGCGGGGCGCCGGATCAAACCGCACGCGGTGGTGTGGGCGTCCCGGCTGACGCTCGCCGGGCTGATCCTCCTGCTCGGCACCCTGACGGCGGCGCTGCTCCTCGTACTGCGCGTCGCGACCGACAACACCGTAGTGCCGTGGCTGGTGGCAGGTGTCGTCGGCTGGTACCTGCTGTGCTGGTTCGTGCTGCCCGCGTGGGCGCGGTACAAGCACACCTCCGTGGACTGA
- a CDS encoding DUF5133 domain-containing protein, translated as MLLAHPVVLEDLLERYKTLALLRADQGSAESRQAYEDVAYSLCLATGTSDIDAAVVAAGHRLPGARTLDDSLLSA; from the coding sequence ATGCTGCTGGCGCACCCCGTCGTCCTGGAAGACCTGCTGGAGCGCTACAAGACCCTGGCCCTGCTCCGTGCCGACCAGGGCAGTGCGGAGAGCCGCCAGGCGTACGAGGACGTCGCCTACAGCCTGTGCCTGGCCACCGGTACCAGCGACATCGACGCCGCCGTCGTCGCGGCCGGGCACCGGCTGCCGGGCGCGAGGACCCTGGACGACTCACTGCTGTCGGCGTAG
- a CDS encoding NADP-dependent succinic semialdehyde dehydrogenase: MPIATVDPATGETLETFEALSGDEIERRLATAESACARHRLSDFAERARLLNRAADLLEEDAADIARTMTTEMGKPVKAAEAEAAKCVKAMRWYAEHAEGLLADEHPAQRDVSDSGAERAIVRYRPLGVVLAVMPWNFPLWQVVRFAAPALMAGNVALLKHASNVPRTALYLQDLFTRAGYPEGCFQTLLIGSGAVEDILRDRRVAAATLTGSEPAGRSVASVAGDEIKKTVLELGGSDPFLVLPSADVERAAATAVTARVQNNGQSCIAAKRFIVHADVYDAFRERFVAGMRELTVGDPMDENTDVGPLATEQGRDDLAELVDDALGKGAAALCGGQRPKELERGWYYSPTVLADVTPQMRIHREEAFGPVATLYRVADLDEAVALANDTPFGLSSNVWTRDEADVERCVRDLEAGGVFFNGMTASHPGLPFGGVKRSGYGRELSGHGIREFCNATTVWHGA, encoded by the coding sequence ATGCCCATCGCCACGGTCGACCCGGCCACCGGCGAGACCCTCGAAACCTTCGAGGCTCTCTCCGGCGACGAAATCGAACGCCGGCTGGCGACCGCCGAATCGGCCTGCGCCCGCCACCGCCTCAGCGACTTCGCCGAGCGCGCACGCCTGCTCAACCGCGCCGCGGACCTCCTCGAGGAGGACGCGGCGGACATCGCCCGCACCATGACGACCGAGATGGGCAAGCCGGTGAAGGCCGCGGAGGCCGAGGCCGCCAAGTGCGTCAAGGCCATGCGCTGGTACGCCGAGCACGCCGAGGGCCTGCTCGCGGACGAGCACCCCGCGCAGCGGGACGTGAGCGACTCGGGCGCCGAGCGGGCGATCGTCCGCTACCGCCCGCTCGGCGTCGTCCTCGCCGTGATGCCGTGGAACTTCCCGCTCTGGCAGGTCGTGCGCTTCGCCGCCCCGGCCCTCATGGCGGGCAACGTGGCCCTGCTCAAGCACGCCTCGAACGTGCCGAGGACCGCGCTCTACCTCCAGGACCTGTTCACGCGCGCCGGATACCCGGAGGGCTGTTTCCAGACGCTGCTGATCGGCTCGGGCGCCGTCGAGGACATCCTGCGCGACCGGCGGGTGGCCGCGGCGACCCTCACCGGCAGCGAGCCCGCAGGACGCTCGGTGGCGTCCGTCGCGGGCGACGAGATCAAGAAGACCGTTCTGGAACTGGGCGGCAGTGACCCGTTCCTCGTGCTGCCGAGCGCCGACGTCGAGCGCGCGGCGGCGACGGCGGTCACCGCCCGGGTGCAGAACAACGGCCAGTCCTGCATCGCCGCGAAACGCTTCATCGTGCACGCCGACGTCTACGACGCGTTCCGGGAGCGGTTCGTCGCGGGGATGCGGGAGCTGACCGTCGGCGACCCGATGGACGAGAACACCGACGTGGGTCCGCTCGCGACCGAGCAGGGCCGCGACGACCTGGCGGAACTCGTCGATGACGCGCTGGGCAAGGGCGCCGCGGCGCTGTGCGGCGGACAGCGGCCCAAGGAGCTGGAACGGGGCTGGTACTACTCCCCCACCGTCCTCGCCGACGTCACGCCGCAGATGCGGATCCACCGCGAGGAGGCGTTCGGTCCGGTGGCCACGCTGTACCGCGTCGCGGATCTGGACGAGGCCGTGGCACTCGCCAACGACACGCCGTTCGGACTGAGTTCCAACGTATGGACCCGGGACGAGGCCGACGTCGAGCGGTGTGTGCGGGATCTGGAGGCGGGCGGCGTGTTCTTCAACGGCATGACCGCCTCCCACCCCGGGCTGCCCTTCGGCGGCGTCAAGCGTTCCGGGTACGGCCGTGAGCTGTCCGGCCACGGCATCCGCGAGTTCTGCAACGCGACGACGGTGTGGCACGGCGCGTAG
- a CDS encoding CBS domain-containing protein, producing MTTARDIMTPGAECAGAEDTILQAAAKLTELGVGALPICGTDNRLKGVLTDRDIVVKVLGQGKDPSKVTVGELAQGEAVTIGADDSVDEVFATLTAHKVRRLPVIDGHSLVGMVALADAARALSDPKAGQLLEALSTD from the coding sequence ATGACCACCGCACGCGACATCATGACCCCTGGCGCGGAGTGCGCAGGCGCCGAGGACACCATACTCCAGGCCGCCGCCAAGCTGACCGAGCTCGGTGTCGGGGCGCTGCCCATCTGCGGGACCGACAACCGGCTCAAGGGCGTCCTCACCGACCGCGACATCGTCGTCAAGGTCCTCGGGCAGGGCAAGGACCCCTCCAAGGTCACCGTGGGTGAGCTCGCGCAGGGCGAGGCCGTGACCATCGGCGCGGACGACAGCGTCGACGAGGTCTTCGCGACCCTGACCGCACACAAGGTGCGGCGCCTGCCCGTGATCGACGGCCACTCCCTGGTGGGCATGGTCGCGCTCGCCGACGCCGCCCGCGCGCTGAGCGACCCCAAGGCGGGTCAGCTCCTGGAGGCCCTCTCCACGGACTGA
- a CDS encoding DUF1348 family protein: MTADAVRPPVPPFTRETAIEKVRLAEDGWNSRDPRTVALAYSEDSRWRNRAEFVTGREAIVGFLSRKWDRELDYRLIKELWAHDGHRIAVRFAYEWHDDSGHWYRSYGNENWEFGGDGLMHTRHACINDVPIQESDRLYHWPLGRRPDDHPGLTDLGL; encoded by the coding sequence ATGACCGCCGACGCCGTGCGACCGCCCGTACCGCCCTTCACGCGGGAGACCGCCATCGAGAAGGTCCGCCTCGCCGAGGACGGCTGGAACAGCCGTGACCCCCGCACAGTGGCCCTCGCCTACAGCGAGGACTCGCGCTGGCGCAACCGCGCGGAGTTCGTCACCGGGCGCGAGGCCATCGTCGGCTTCCTGTCGCGCAAGTGGGACCGCGAACTCGACTACCGGCTCATCAAGGAACTGTGGGCACACGACGGCCACCGCATCGCGGTGCGCTTCGCCTACGAGTGGCACGACGACTCGGGCCACTGGTACCGGTCGTACGGCAACGAGAACTGGGAGTTCGGCGGAGACGGCCTGATGCACACCCGCCACGCCTGCATCAACGACGTGCCCATCCAAGAGAGCGACCGCCTCTACCACTGGCCGCTCGGTCGCCGCCCGGACGACCACCCCGGCCTCACCGACCTCGGCCTCTGA